In Phreatobacter stygius, a genomic segment contains:
- a CDS encoding amidase — MTHDDLTRLTATAAADLIRRGETTSEVLVGACLDRIAARQDAIHAFVHIDPDHALRAASEADEARREGKGAGPLHGVPVAIKDVIDTSDYPTEHGSPAFVGHRPAADAACVAALRAAGAIIIGKTVTTELAARRPGPTRNPHNPAHTPGGSSSGSAAAVADAMVPLALGTQTAGSVIRPASFCGVYGFKPTFGLVPRPGVLTQAHSLDTVGVMARSIEDLALAGDVLQGYDPRDASSLASSRSGLVQLATMDWPIPPIFAFVRSPAWGAADARMRDAFGELAEALGHQVIEVDIDRSIERGVAAARTIQMVELAHHFGPLFDRTPELVSPQLIEMIEEGRAARAVDYAAALGDREALYRTVEELFYSHGTILTPAAPGPAPSGIDHTGDPVFNAFWTYLGVPAVTLPLLEADGLPIGVQLVGARRDDGRLLRTARLLVEQLASEA, encoded by the coding sequence ATGACGCATGACGATTTGACCCGGCTGACCGCCACCGCGGCGGCCGACCTGATACGGCGCGGCGAGACTACCTCCGAGGTGCTGGTCGGGGCCTGTCTCGACCGCATCGCGGCACGCCAGGACGCGATCCACGCTTTCGTCCACATCGATCCGGACCATGCGCTGCGCGCGGCAAGCGAGGCCGACGAGGCGCGGCGCGAGGGCAAGGGCGCCGGTCCGCTCCATGGCGTGCCGGTCGCCATCAAGGATGTCATCGACACCTCGGACTATCCGACCGAACATGGGTCGCCGGCCTTTGTCGGCCACCGGCCGGCAGCGGACGCGGCCTGCGTCGCGGCGCTGCGTGCCGCCGGCGCCATCATCATCGGCAAGACGGTGACCACCGAGCTTGCCGCCCGGCGGCCGGGCCCGACACGCAATCCGCACAACCCTGCCCATACGCCAGGCGGCTCGTCTTCCGGTTCGGCGGCGGCGGTTGCCGACGCCATGGTGCCGCTGGCGCTCGGCACCCAGACCGCCGGTTCGGTGATCCGCCCGGCCTCGTTCTGCGGGGTCTATGGCTTCAAGCCGACTTTCGGCCTGGTGCCACGCCCCGGCGTGCTCACCCAGGCGCATTCGCTCGACACGGTCGGTGTCATGGCTCGCTCGATCGAGGACCTGGCGCTCGCCGGCGACGTGCTGCAAGGCTACGACCCGCGCGATGCGTCGAGCCTGGCGTCGAGCCGCTCCGGGCTCGTCCAGCTGGCGACCATGGACTGGCCGATCCCACCGATCTTCGCTTTCGTCAGGTCGCCGGCCTGGGGGGCTGCGGATGCACGCATGCGCGACGCCTTCGGCGAGCTCGCCGAGGCGCTCGGCCACCAGGTGATCGAGGTCGATATCGACAGATCGATCGAGAGGGGTGTCGCCGCTGCCCGGACCATCCAGATGGTCGAGCTGGCGCATCATTTCGGCCCACTGTTCGACCGCACGCCCGAGCTGGTCTCGCCTCAGCTGATCGAGATGATCGAGGAGGGCCGTGCCGCCCGCGCCGTCGACTATGCGGCGGCGCTCGGCGACCGGGAAGCGCTCTACCGCACGGTCGAGGAGCTGTTCTACAGCCACGGCACGATCCTGACGCCGGCCGCGCCGGGGCCGGCGCCGTCAGGCATCGACCATACCGGCGATCCCGTGTTCAACGCCTTCTGGACCTATCTCGGCGTGCCTGCGGTGACGCTGCCGCTGCTCGAGGCCGACGGCCTGCCGATCGGCGTGCAGCTGGTCGGCGCACGGCGCGACGACGGGCGGCTCTTGAGGACCGCCCGCCTGCTGGTCGAGCAACTGGCAAGCGAAGCCTGA
- a CDS encoding TRAP transporter small permease subunit, whose protein sequence is MTVQQFLHTIDGISTWVGKAAAWLVVALMLLVCGEVFKRYVLNAPTAWIFDASNMLYGSAFMLCGAYALAQNAHVRGDFLYSSMRPRIQASLDLVLYLVFFVPGILALIYAGYYYAADSWRIGEHSSITADGPPIYPFKTVIPIAGALVMLQGLAEILRCIVCLKTGEWPSRLKDVHEIDVVEQQLAQSEHVDEETRKQAIEQAKDIDEAARQRGLGGDIRP, encoded by the coding sequence ATGACGGTTCAACAATTCCTGCATACGATCGACGGCATTAGTACCTGGGTGGGCAAGGCCGCGGCCTGGCTCGTCGTCGCCTTGATGTTGCTGGTCTGCGGCGAAGTGTTCAAGCGCTACGTCCTGAACGCGCCGACCGCCTGGATCTTCGACGCGAGCAACATGCTCTACGGCTCGGCCTTCATGCTGTGCGGGGCCTATGCACTGGCCCAGAACGCCCATGTGCGGGGCGACTTCCTGTACAGCTCGATGCGGCCGCGCATCCAGGCTTCGCTCGATCTCGTGCTCTACCTGGTGTTCTTCGTCCCCGGCATCTTGGCGCTGATCTATGCCGGCTATTATTACGCCGCCGATTCCTGGCGCATTGGCGAGCACTCGAGCATCACCGCCGACGGGCCGCCGATCTATCCGTTCAAGACGGTCATCCCGATCGCCGGTGCGCTGGTCATGCTGCAGGGCCTCGCGGAGATTTTGCGCTGCATCGTCTGCCTGAAGACCGGCGAATGGCCGAGCCGGCTGAAGGACGTGCACGAGATCGATGTCGTCGAGCAGCAGCTCGCCCAGAGTGAGCACGTCGACGAGGAAACGCGCAAGCAGGCCATCGAGCAGGCCAAGGACATCGACGAGGCGGCGCGCCAGCGTGGCCTCGGTGGAGACATCCGCCCATGA
- a CDS encoding toxin-activating lysine-acyltransferase, which translates to MTAKLVPWLSVVVNSLQGYVVPASDKKRAQGRRKSAPTDRNGKPGINAEAPNPPRSAPGYTPEQIAQLDAEAQERGAQKSVAAILGEIVWLMTQSPKHKHYQLADLEWLVMPPVLLRQFKLYYDPHSTPVAVDLIAKVDEATAARLDAGVPTMRPQDWASGLKERLVERISLQSPEGGQSPKQLHVMKKI; encoded by the coding sequence TTGACAGCCAAACTGGTCCCGTGGCTGAGTGTCGTGGTTAACAGTCTGCAAGGATACGTTGTGCCGGCAAGTGATAAGAAGCGTGCGCAAGGCCGGCGAAAAAGTGCCCCCACAGATCGTAACGGCAAGCCAGGCATCAATGCCGAGGCGCCGAATCCTCCAAGGAGTGCGCCCGGCTACACGCCGGAGCAGATCGCTCAGCTCGACGCCGAGGCGCAGGAGCGTGGCGCGCAGAAGTCGGTGGCCGCGATCCTCGGTGAAATCGTCTGGCTGATGACCCAATCGCCGAAGCACAAGCACTACCAGCTGGCTGACCTGGAGTGGCTGGTCATGCCGCCTGTGCTGTTGCGTCAGTTCAAGCTCTATTACGATCCGCACAGTACGCCCGTGGCGGTCGATCTCATCGCGAAGGTGGACGAGGCGACGGCCGCACGGCTTGATGCTGGGGTGCCGACGATGAGGCCGCAGGATTGGGCCAGTGGCCTAAAGGAAAGGCTGGTCGAGCGTATTTCGCTGCAGTCCCCTGAGGGAGGCCAGTCGCCTAAGCAATTGCACGTCATGAAGAAGATTTAA
- a CDS encoding efflux RND transporter periplasmic adaptor subunit — MLAGCNDPRPAASQPAAAAPEVGFVTVASQPVRQVRELPGRVVPLRIAEVRSRVAGLLVERNFEQGSRVNAGDLLYKIDPAPFQVELASAEATLARAEATLVLAGQQAQRLRELLSRQTASQAQYDAAFAAQKQAEAEVAGAKAARDRARLELNYTDVRAPISGHIGRALLTEGALVASASGTPLATIQQLDPVYVDITQSVGELNRLRRDLANGELSRLENGAANVQLILDGGQLYPHAGRLLFSDVTADPSTGQVTLRVQIPNPNGELFPGMYVRAHTTQGIDADAIALPPQAIQRTDDGKAEVWVIGADDRVTRQPVEVGPVVDGTWLIQAGLRPGERVVVDGFQKITVGMQVRPTHQAPRAVEASVSRIQGAATLGTTLVR; from the coding sequence ATGCTGGCCGGCTGCAACGACCCGCGGCCGGCGGCAAGCCAGCCGGCCGCGGCCGCGCCGGAAGTCGGTTTCGTGACGGTCGCGTCGCAGCCTGTCCGCCAGGTTCGCGAACTGCCTGGCCGCGTCGTGCCGCTGCGCATCGCCGAGGTCAGGTCGCGCGTCGCCGGCCTGCTGGTCGAGCGCAATTTCGAGCAGGGCAGCCGGGTCAATGCAGGCGACCTGCTCTACAAGATCGACCCCGCGCCGTTTCAGGTCGAGCTTGCCAGCGCCGAGGCCACCTTGGCGCGCGCCGAGGCGACCCTGGTGCTGGCCGGCCAGCAGGCCCAGCGCCTGCGCGAATTGCTGTCGCGCCAGACCGCCAGCCAGGCGCAATATGACGCCGCCTTCGCCGCCCAGAAACAGGCCGAGGCCGAAGTTGCCGGCGCCAAGGCCGCGCGTGACCGGGCGAGGCTCGAGCTCAACTATACCGACGTCCGCGCGCCGATCTCCGGCCATATCGGCCGGGCCTTGCTGACCGAGGGCGCGCTGGTGGCGTCCGCCAGCGGCACGCCGCTCGCCACCATCCAGCAGCTCGATCCCGTCTATGTCGACATCACCCAGTCGGTCGGCGAGCTGAACCGGCTGCGGCGCGATCTCGCCAATGGCGAACTGTCCCGGCTCGAGAACGGCGCGGCCAATGTCCAGCTGATCCTGGACGGCGGCCAGCTCTATCCGCACGCGGGCCGCCTGCTGTTCTCCGACGTGACAGCCGATCCGAGCACCGGCCAGGTGACCCTGCGCGTGCAGATCCCCAACCCCAATGGCGAGCTTTTCCCCGGCATGTATGTGCGTGCCCACACCACCCAGGGCATCGACGCCGACGCCATTGCGCTGCCGCCGCAGGCGATCCAGCGCACCGATGACGGCAAGGCGGAGGTCTGGGTGATCGGGGCCGACGACAGGGTCACCCGTCAGCCCGTGGAGGTTGGTCCGGTGGTCGATGGGACGTGGCTGATCCAGGCCGGCTTGAGGCCGGGCGAGCGTGTCGTGGTCGACGGTTTCCAGAAGATCACCGTGGGCATGCAGGTCCGGCCGACGCATCAGGCACCCCGCGCCGTCGAGGCCAGCGTGTCGCGCATTCAGGGCGCCGCGACCCTGGGCACGACGCTGGTTCGCTGA
- a CDS encoding IS256 family transposase, with the protein MTDEMMNLRGLLEKSPDADLLREMIGFAAGRLMELEVSGLAGAGFGEKSPDRLAQRNGYRERDWETRAGTVELRIPRLRKGSYFPGFLEPRRLAEKALTAVIQEAYIQGISTRSVDDLVKAMGMSGISKSQVSRLCEEIDQRVHAFLDRPIEGDWPYLWIDATYVKVRQAGRIVSVAVIVAVGVSGDGRREVLGMDIGPSEAETFWTAFLRKLARRGLRGVKLVVSDSHEGIKAAVSKVLTATWQCCRVHFMRNALAHAGRSGRRVVSAFIATAFAQNDAAAASQQWRRVADQLRPTVPKLAALMDTAETDVLAYMTFPTQHRAKLHSTNPLERVNGEIKRRTEVVGIFPNEAAIARLVGAILLEQNDEWAVQRARYMTLETMAGLSDDPSVGLPAVAA; encoded by the coding sequence ATGACCGACGAGATGATGAACCTGCGCGGGCTGCTGGAGAAGAGCCCCGACGCCGATTTGCTGCGCGAGATGATCGGCTTTGCCGCCGGGCGGCTGATGGAGCTTGAGGTCAGCGGCCTTGCCGGCGCCGGCTTCGGCGAGAAGAGCCCGGACCGCCTGGCCCAGCGCAATGGCTATCGCGAGCGGGATTGGGAGACCCGCGCCGGCACGGTCGAGCTGCGCATCCCGAGGCTACGCAAAGGCTCCTACTTTCCGGGCTTTCTGGAGCCGCGCCGGCTGGCCGAGAAGGCGCTGACCGCGGTGATCCAGGAGGCTTACATCCAGGGCATCTCGACCCGCTCGGTCGATGACCTGGTCAAGGCGATGGGCATGAGCGGCATCTCGAAGAGCCAAGTCAGCCGGCTCTGCGAGGAAATCGACCAGCGCGTCCATGCGTTCCTCGACCGGCCGATCGAGGGCGACTGGCCCTATCTGTGGATCGACGCGACCTATGTGAAGGTCCGCCAGGCCGGCCGGATTGTCTCGGTGGCGGTGATCGTGGCGGTCGGTGTAAGCGGCGACGGTCGGCGCGAGGTGCTGGGCATGGATATCGGCCCCTCCGAGGCAGAGACGTTCTGGACGGCGTTCTTGCGCAAACTGGCCAGACGCGGCCTGCGCGGCGTAAAACTCGTCGTCTCCGACAGCCACGAAGGCATCAAGGCGGCGGTCTCCAAGGTGCTCACCGCGACCTGGCAGTGCTGCCGCGTGCACTTCATGAGGAATGCGCTCGCCCATGCCGGCCGCAGCGGGCGGCGCGTTGTCTCAGCCTTCATCGCCACCGCCTTCGCCCAGAACGATGCCGCCGCCGCCAGCCAGCAATGGCGCCGGGTCGCCGACCAGCTCAGGCCAACGGTGCCGAAACTGGCGGCTCTGATGGATACCGCCGAGACCGACGTGCTGGCCTATATGACCTTCCCGACGCAACATCGGGCGAAGCTCCACAGCACCAATCCGCTGGAGCGCGTCAACGGCGAGATCAAGCGCAGGACCGAGGTGGTCGGCATCTTCCCCAACGAGGCCGCCATCGCCCGGCTCGTCGGCGCGATCCTGCTCGAACAGAACGATGAATGGGCCGTCCAGCGGGCCCGCTACATGACCCTGGAAACCATGGCCGGCCTGAGCGATGATCCTAGTGTCGGCCTGCCAGCCGTGGCAGCCTGA
- a CDS encoding TRAP transporter substrate-binding protein: protein MTVQDTTQSRRKFLRGSAIVAAAAVAAPTVAKAQGPISMRWQSTWPSKDIFHEFAIDFAKKVNDMTGGDLKIEVLPAGAVVPAFGLLDAISRGTLDGGHGVVVYHYGKQTALALWGSGPGYAMDANMLLAWHKYGGGKQLLAKLYASIGANVVSFPYGPMPTQPLGWFKKPITSVDDLKGLKFRTVGISIDVFSAMGAAVNALPGGEIVAAMDRGLLDAAEFNNASSDRVLGFADVSKVCMLQSYHQNAEQFEISFNKTKFDALPDRIKSIIENAVEAASSDMSWKAIDRYSQDYIELQTKDRVRFFKTPDAILRRQLQVYDEVVAKKSAENPLFKEIIESQIAFARRTTQWEQDTVVSRRMAYDHYFGASGVARQR from the coding sequence ATGACCGTACAAGACACGACACAATCACGCCGGAAGTTCCTACGCGGTTCGGCCATCGTCGCCGCCGCCGCCGTTGCCGCGCCCACCGTCGCCAAGGCGCAAGGCCCGATCTCGATGCGCTGGCAGAGCACCTGGCCGTCGAAGGATATCTTCCACGAATTCGCCATCGACTTCGCCAAGAAGGTGAACGACATGACCGGCGGCGATCTCAAGATCGAAGTGCTGCCGGCCGGTGCCGTCGTCCCGGCCTTCGGCCTGCTCGACGCCATCTCGCGCGGCACGCTCGATGGCGGCCATGGCGTGGTCGTCTATCACTACGGCAAGCAGACCGCGCTGGCGCTCTGGGGTTCGGGCCCCGGCTATGCGATGGACGCCAACATGCTGCTCGCCTGGCACAAATATGGCGGCGGCAAGCAACTGCTCGCCAAGCTCTACGCTTCCATCGGCGCCAATGTCGTGTCGTTCCCTTATGGGCCGATGCCGACCCAGCCGCTCGGCTGGTTCAAGAAGCCGATCACCAGCGTCGACGATCTCAAGGGCCTGAAGTTCCGCACCGTCGGCATATCGATCGACGTCTTCTCCGCCATGGGTGCGGCGGTGAATGCGCTGCCGGGCGGTGAGATCGTCGCGGCGATGGATCGCGGCCTGCTCGACGCGGCCGAATTCAACAACGCGTCGTCGGACCGTGTGCTCGGTTTCGCCGACGTCTCGAAGGTCTGCATGCTGCAGAGCTACCACCAGAATGCCGAGCAGTTCGAGATCTCGTTCAACAAGACCAAGTTCGACGCGCTGCCGGACCGGATCAAATCGATCATCGAAAACGCGGTCGAGGCTGCCTCCTCCGACATGTCGTGGAAGGCGATCGATCGTTATTCGCAGGACTATATCGAGTTGCAGACCAAGGACCGCGTCCGGTTCTTCAAGACCCCGGACGCGATCCTGCGCCGCCAGTTGCAGGTCTATGACGAAGTGGTCGCCAAGAAGTCGGCGGAAAATCCGCTGTTCAAGGAGATCATCGAATCGCAGATCGCCTTCGCCCGCCGCACCACCCAGTGGGAGCAGGACACCGTGGTCAGCCGCCGCATGGCCTATGACCACTATTTCGGCGCCAGCGGCGTCGCAAGGCAGCGCTGA
- a CDS encoding TRAP transporter large permease: MSDPALGLLMLGLIVVVIILGFPTAFTLMGLGIFFGFIAYFKSGQAWNDNLVFDLMVQRTYGSMTNDVLLSIPLFVLMGYVMERGALVDKMFYSIQLAFRKVPASLAVATLIVCTFWGIASGLVGAVVVLMGVIAFNPMLRAGYDVRLAAGVITAGGTLGILIPPSVMIIVYAAVAGQSIVKLYAAAMFPGFFLALLYLVYIVGSALINPKLAPPLPPEQTKVPIPDWLGRFQAAYSANIPAGLIKALISPAKARAIEFEGRPMGYKALLQNLGFALVPFVLTAGTYGLIWWYVVIHLPAGAVEAGPAGLEQLGSVSIASEPTTAAEKGPARAFYLWFAGLASTSALMLARYYWRMTADRFELVKLLTTSILPLGILTAVVLVVILFGITTATESAAVGAAGAFLLALHAGTLNWARTKEAVFLTAKTTSMVCWLFVGSALFSGVFAILGGQALLEQWVLSLNLTPMQFMILSQAIIFVLGWPLEWTEIIIIFVPIFLPMLKHFGIDPVLWGVLVFVNLQAAFLSPPVAMSAFYLKGVAPKHVTINQIFAGMMPYMLIVILCMVIMYVWPGLTVWLPNFLYGGT, encoded by the coding sequence ATGAGCGATCCAGCCCTCGGCCTCCTGATGTTGGGGCTCATCGTTGTCGTCATCATATTGGGCTTTCCCACCGCATTCACGCTGATGGGGCTCGGTATTTTCTTCGGTTTCATCGCCTATTTCAAATCCGGCCAGGCCTGGAACGACAACCTCGTTTTCGACCTGATGGTGCAACGCACCTACGGCTCGATGACCAATGACGTGCTCTTGTCCATCCCGCTCTTCGTGCTGATGGGCTATGTGATGGAGCGCGGCGCGCTGGTCGACAAGATGTTCTATTCGATCCAGCTGGCGTTCCGGAAAGTGCCGGCGTCGCTGGCCGTCGCGACATTGATCGTCTGCACCTTCTGGGGCATCGCGAGCGGGCTGGTCGGCGCCGTGGTCGTGCTGATGGGGGTGATCGCCTTCAACCCGATGCTGCGCGCGGGTTATGACGTCAGGCTCGCCGCCGGCGTCATCACCGCGGGCGGCACGCTCGGCATCCTCATCCCGCCCTCGGTGATGATCATCGTCTATGCAGCGGTCGCCGGGCAGTCGATCGTCAAGCTCTATGCGGCGGCGATGTTCCCGGGGTTCTTCCTGGCCCTGCTTTATCTCGTCTACATTGTCGGTTCGGCGCTGATCAATCCGAAGCTCGCGCCGCCGCTGCCGCCCGAGCAGACCAAGGTGCCGATCCCCGACTGGCTGGGGCGCTTCCAGGCGGCCTATTCGGCGAATATTCCAGCCGGCCTGATCAAGGCGCTGATCTCGCCCGCCAAGGCCCGCGCCATCGAATTCGAAGGCCGGCCGATGGGCTACAAGGCGCTGCTGCAGAATCTCGGTTTTGCGTTGGTGCCCTTCGTGCTGACCGCCGGCACCTATGGCCTGATCTGGTGGTACGTGGTCATCCATCTGCCGGCTGGCGCGGTCGAGGCCGGCCCCGCCGGGCTCGAGCAATTGGGTTCGGTGAGCATCGCGAGCGAACCGACCACCGCGGCCGAGAAGGGACCGGCGCGCGCCTTCTACCTGTGGTTTGCCGGCCTGGCGTCGACCTCGGCGCTGATGCTCGCGCGCTATTACTGGCGCATGACGGCGGACCGGTTCGAGCTGGTGAAACTGCTCACCACGTCGATCCTGCCGCTCGGCATCCTCACCGCCGTCGTGCTGGTGGTGATCCTGTTCGGCATCACCACGGCCACCGAGTCGGCCGCTGTCGGTGCCGCCGGCGCGTTTCTCCTGGCGCTGCATGCCGGCACGCTCAACTGGGCGCGCACCAAGGAAGCGGTGTTTCTCACCGCCAAGACCACCTCGATGGTGTGCTGGCTGTTCGTCGGCTCGGCGCTGTTCTCGGGCGTCTTCGCCATTCTCGGCGGCCAGGCGCTGCTGGAGCAATGGGTGCTGTCGCTCAACCTGACGCCCATGCAGTTCATGATCCTGTCGCAGGCGATCATCTTCGTGCTCGGCTGGCCGCTGGAATGGACCGAGATCATCATCATCTTCGTGCCGATCTTCCTGCCGATGCTCAAACATTTCGGCATCGACCCGGTGCTCTGGGGCGTCCTGGTGTTCGTCAACCTGCAGGCAGCCTTCCTGTCGCCACCGGTGGCGATGTCGGCCTTCTATCTGAAGGGGGTCGCGCCGAAACACGTCACGATCAATCAGATCTTCGCCGGCATGATGCCCTACATGCTCATCGTCATCCTCTGTATGGTGATCATGTACGTCTGGCCGGGCCTGACCGTCTGGCTGCCCAATTTCCTCTATGGCGGGACCTGA